The genomic stretch AAGCTATAGATATGTCCCTCGATCTAGATTGCATACAAAAAATTCCTTAAGTATGAATATCCACTTTCAGCAAAGAAACTTTTCATCATGTGAACCCTTTAGGGCCTCTACTAACTATGAAGCATCAACTCCAAAAACATGACACAGATACTAACACGTCGACATAATGAATAattttaaaaatgaataaattaaatGTTTACAAAATTTCAGACACGAACTGGACCTGGGGTGTCTCTTATTGACTTGACACGGATACACATTTTTTCAATGTCATGTGTACTAAACTTCTCCATGAAGCAAATGCAAAGCTCAATCACAATGTGATTAAAAGAGGTAAAAGTTCACTATAATCAGGTAACCTTGAAAGTTGCATGGAAATTTGAAAACAGTTTTTTCTAACACAATCTATAAAATGTAACATGAAAATTCAGTCAGACAACCAACACATGATTGAAACAAAACCCAACCTGATGCTTGAAGAACGACTTCAGCACTGGAAATGTAGCAGATCTATCCAAACCATTCACTATGTGCAAAGCACGAGACGCAACAAAAGCATTGTCATGGTATCTGCAATTATCAAAAAACTGAATTAAAATACACCACATAATTTAATCTGTATACAACATACAAAAATCGAAAGAAaaagaatattgtaattgaaagAAAAAGAGAGATTGGAGAACAAACGGTAAAGGGAGAAGATGAACGACGAGGGAAACACGAGCGTCGTAGTGATCAAGAGCTGTTTGGAGAGGTGGCCATGACTCAGCGCTGTATGGGCACAAAGGATCGTAGAAAGCTTCAATCTGAATGGCATCGAAATTGAAGTGACGATTCTTGTAAACGAAACCGTCTGATTTGGCCGGCGGGATGTAATCACCTCCGACCAGTAATACCTGCAACTGCAAAGCAAGCAGTGAAAGTACAGTCAATATTCCGCTCCCGTGTTCACCTGACATCTCTAATATTCTCTCTCACTTTACTCTCTCTTTCCTCAATATCCAATCCAAATTCTATAAGAAAGAATATCCTCAACTCAAACATTACATACACCCAGTCAAACATTATATATTAAATTATTAATGTATCTAGTTAATATTATAGCCTATATACATTATATACTTTATGTTTATaataattgaaaaataaaaaatatttttaatatatttataGTATATTATATAAATTAGAGGTGTTTATTGGTTTAAAAATCTGAACCAAATCAGAATTCAAAAGAAATCATGGCATTTGGGTTGGGTATTTTT from Lathyrus oleraceus cultivar Zhongwan6 chromosome 7, CAAS_Psat_ZW6_1.0, whole genome shotgun sequence encodes the following:
- the LOC127100483 gene encoding uncharacterized protein LOC127100483; this encodes MSGEHGSGILTVLSLLALQLQVLLVGGDYIPPAKSDGFVYKNRHFNFDAIQIEAFYDPLCPYSAESWPPLQTALDHYDARVSLVVHLLPLPYHDNAFVASRALHIVNGLDRSATFPVLKSFFKHQEKFYGAPTRNLSRASVVDEIVKFVTSVIGNSSETSIKNGFNDTNTDLLTRVSFKYAASRGVSGTPSFYVNGFVLPPADNTLNYSDWRNVIDPLIGVKKSM